A genomic window from Psychrilyobacter piezotolerans includes:
- a CDS encoding ferritin family protein translates to MAKMRCTVCGEILDASFEVCPVCKAGKDKFVAYDENATEEWATEHKLGEGLACGDAEIIEGLKANFAGECTEVGMYLAMSRVADREGYPEVAEAYKRIAFEEAEHAAKFAELLGEVVTDSSEENLRLRVAAEYGATSGKFELAKRAKQLGFDAIHDTVHEMAKDEARHGKAFKGLLERHFEGK, encoded by the coding sequence ATGGCTAAAATGAGATGTACAGTATGTGGGGAAATATTAGATGCAAGTTTTGAGGTCTGTCCAGTATGTAAGGCAGGGAAAGACAAATTCGTAGCTTATGATGAGAATGCTACTGAAGAGTGGGCAACTGAACATAAATTAGGAGAAGGTTTAGCTTGCGGGGATGCAGAGATCATCGAAGGTTTAAAAGCTAACTTTGCAGGAGAATGTACAGAAGTAGGGATGTACTTGGCAATGTCAAGAGTAGCAGACAGAGAGGGATATCCGGAAGTAGCTGAAGCTTACAAGAGAATTGCATTTGAAGAGGCAGAACATGCAGCTAAATTTGCTGAATTGTTAGGAGAAGTGGTAACAGATTCATCGGAAGAAAACTTAAGATTAAGAGTAGCAGCTGAATATGGAGCTACATCTGGTAAATTCGAATTAGCTAAGAGAGCTAAACAATTAGGATTCGATGCAATCCACGATACAGTGCACGAGATGGCTAAAGATGAAGCCAGACACGGAAAAGCATTCAAAGGTTTATTAGAGAGACATTTTGAAGGGAAATAA
- the rd gene encoding rubredoxin, producing MKKYVCEVCGYVYDPEVGDVDNGIEAGTKFEDLPEDWVCPPCSMGKDVFAEEN from the coding sequence ATGAAAAAATATGTTTGTGAAGTATGTGGATATGTTTATGATCCAGAAGTTGGAGATGTAGATAACGGAATTGAAGCTGGTACTAAGTTTGAAGACCTGCCTGAAGACTGGGTTTGCCCGCCATGCAGCATGGGTAAAGATGTATTTGCTGAAGAAAACTAA